The DNA region AGCGGGAATTACAAAAAGTGTGAGTCCGCATACATTCCGACATTCGTTTGCTACGCACTTGCTCGAAGGCGGCGCAGACCTCAGAGCCATTCAAGAAATGCTCGGTCACGAGTCCATTATTACCACCCAAATTTATACACATTTGGATGTGGAATATCTCAAACAAGTAATCAAAGAATTTCATCCAAGAAGTTAGTTTTCAGATTTTATAAAAAACAAAAAGCCGCGTTGAATATCAGATTTCAACGCGGCTTTTTTGGGTAACTATTTTAGTTTTGTTCCATTTCCTCGCGATAGTCGCGAATGGCTCTATAAATTCCTGAAGCTAAATAAACTTGTCCTAGTTCGTTGTTCAAATATTTTTCTTCGTCGCGGTTGGTCAAGTAGCCCGTTTCGATGAGTACGCTCGGCATAGCGGTACGCCAAAGCACCAAGAAACCTGCTTGTTTTACGCCTCGACTGTTGCGGCCAACGCGTTTTTTGAACTGATTTTCAATTTTTTCGGCCAAAATTAAAGAACTTGCCACGTGTGCATTTTGCATTTGTGCAAAGAAAATATGTGCCAGTGGCGATTTTGGGTCAAAGCCTTCGTATTTCTGCAAATAGTTGTCTTCCTGCAAAACTACGTCATTTTCGCGTTTGGCTACTTCTAAGTTGCCTTTGGTGGTATGCAAACCCATCGTGTAGGTTTCTGAGCCATAAATATGCTTGGGTCCAGAGTTGCAGTGAATAGAAATGAAAAGGTCGGCATTATTTTTGTTGGCAATGCCTGCGCGGTCGTGTAGCTCTACGAAATGATTGGTTTTGCGTGTGTAAATGACTTTCACATCAGGCATATACGTGTTGAGGGTTTTGCCCAACTCCAGCGCGATTTTGAGCGTAACTTCACCTTCTTTGGATTTGGCACCCAAACAACCAGGGTCTTTGCCGCCATGCCCCGCATCAATAACAATGGTGCGTAATTTATAGTGGCCTTTGGATTTCTCTAAAGTAGTAAACGAACCCAATACAACAACTGAAGCAATAAGACAGATAGAAACAATATTTTTGAGCATGACACGGCAAAAAAAGAGTTATTCCCTATTTTTGTGCAAAATTGTAAATTTTTGGCTAAAAGGTAAACAATTGTTACGCAAATTCGACCTGAAAGGAACATTATTCCTTTGCACAATGCTGTTAGCTCTGGGAGCTGCCGCACAAAACAACACGAGTAGTCCGAAAACAAAGACTGCTCCACCAACAGACACTACGCGCACCGACAGCTTGAAAGCCAAGCAGATAGGCGATGTAAAGACAACCGTAACCTACACGGCTACCGACTCGATGCGTTTTGATATTGATACAAAAAAAGTATATCTGTACGGACAAGCCGATATAGATTACGGCGACATTTCACTCAATGCCGACCGCGTAGAAATCAATTGGGAAAATAATACGCTCAAAGCAACAGGTACACCCGACTCGGCTGGAGGGAAAGAACACGGCACACCCGTATTCAAACAAGGGGCAGATCAATATGTTGCCAAAGTCATTAAATACAATTTTAAAACCAAGCAAGGCCATATTTCCGAAATCGTAACACAGCAAGGCGAAGGCTATTTGCACGGCGAAACCGTCAAGAAAGCGGCCAACGACGAAATGTTTGTGCAACACGCTCAATACACTACCTGTAATTTGGCGCACCCGCACTTTTATATCAATGCCCAAAAAATTAAGATGATACCGAAAGATAAACTTATTTCGGGGCCTTTTAATTTGGTACTGGCCGATGTGCCTACGCCGCTGGGCTTTTTTATGGGAATTTTCCCGACTCCAGAGTCAAGGTCTTCGGGCATTATTATTCCGACTTACGGCGAGGCTACCGACAGAGGTTTTTATCTGCGCGATGGTGGCTATTATTGGTCTGTAAATGACAATATTGGCATTAACTTTTTAGGCCAAATTTATTCTAAAGGAAGTTATGGCTTGTCGGTGGCTTCGCAGTACAAAAAACGCTATGCCTACGACGGTAATTTTGCCATCAGACACAACTACCGTAAAACAGGCGACGAAAGTAACCCTGATATTTTTAAAGATTATTGGATAGAATGGTCGCACAGGCCTGTTACGCGTAAAAGTAGCAGTTTCTCGGCTTCCGTTAATGCAGGTTCGTCGGGCTACAACAACCGTAACTCATTCAATGCCAACAACTATTTGGCGGCTTCATTTAGCTCGCGCGTTTCTTATTCCAAAACCTTTACGGGTACGCCTTTTAGTTTGGGGGTAAATGCTTCGCAGCAACAAAGCAGTTCGGGTGTTATGAATTTCACATTGCCCGATGTGGCCTTCAACATGATGAGTATTTATCCGTTCAGAGGCAAAACGGGCAGCCAAAATAATTGGTATCAGAACATCAACATGAGTTATGCCATGACCTCGCAAAACTCCATTTCCAACAACCGACTTATCAGACCGACTTTTACAGACATCGACGAAAAATTATACAATCGCGATTTGAATACAATGTTGGTCTTGAAAGAATCAAGTACTTCTGATGTACTGAAACGTATGAATACAGGCGTTTCGCACCGTATCCCGATTTCGACTACGTTTAGAATTTTGAATAACATTAACGTTTCGCCTTCGGTGAGCTATTCAGAAAACTGGTATTTCAGACGTTTTAAGTTTAATACGGTAAATTATGGAAGTGTGTTAGGCGACAGTATCAACGCCGATACAACCAATGGTTTTTATCGCGTGTATAACTACAATACTTCTATCAGCCTTAATACGCGTATGTACGGAACATTCTATACACGTCGTAGTAAAAAAATTGAGGCATTCCGCCATACGATTAACCCAAACGTAGGTTTTTCGTATCAACCAGACTTTTCGGATACACGTTACGGAATGTACAAACGCGTAACAGCCAACAATAAAGAATATGTACTTGACCCGTATCAGGGCAGTTTGTACGGTGGCGCATCGCGCGGCAAATCAGCCAGTATGTCGTTTGGCCTCACCAACTCATTGGAAATGAAGCTACGCGCCAAACCTGACACCAACGCCAAAGCAGACGCCAAGCCACCCAAAGGCAAGAAAGTTTCGTTGATTGATAACTTCTCGATTAACAGTGCTTACAACTTTGCGGCGGACTCTTTCAATCTTTCGCCTATTTCGATGCGTGCGCAAACCAATATTTTGGGACGTTTTGCCCTCAACGTAGGCGCGACACTCGACCCGTATATTTATGTGATTGACGATAAAAATACGACCACAGGCACGCGCATTAACAAGTTTGCTTGGGATACGAAAGGCAAAGGCCTTGGGCAGTTTTCTAATTTTATGGCAACGCTTTCTACGAGCCTAAACCCTGCGGCACTCAAGCCAAAGACGTTGGCCAAAGCCCAAAACGATCCGAATTTGCAATCCGAATTAGATTTTATTAATGCCAACCGCGATTTGTACGTGGACTTTACGGTGCCTTGGAATTTGAGTATCAACTACGCGTTCTATTATAGCAAAACAGGTTATGCGGCCTCGAACATTACGCAATCCGTAACCGTATCGGGCGATATTAGCATTACCAAAAACTGGAAAATCACTTCTAATTCGGGTTACGATTTCAAATCAAAACAGTTTGTTTACCCGAATATTGGGATTTTCAGGGAAATGCACTGCTGGCAAATGCGCTTCGACTGGACACCGACAGGTACACGTGGCGGATCGTTTAGCATCAACATTAGCCCGAAAGCCTCTATCCTGCAAGACCTCAAGTTTACGCGCCGCCGTAGCTGGTACGATAACTATTAAGTCGTTTGTTTTCGGTGCTGTTGGGTTTGAGTTGAATTAACTAACAGCACTGAAAATGAGTTTTTTATGAAAAATAAAAAATTAATTGCGGTAAAAATGGAAACTGTTTTTGTTTTTCTTGGATAAATAATACAGATTTGCACCGCAAACGGGGGATTAGCTCAGCTGGCTAGAGCGCTTGCATGGCATGCAAGAGGTCGTCGGTTCGACTCCGATATTCTCCACCAAACACTAAAAAGACCTAAGTCACGCGGCTTAGGTCTTTTCTTTTTAGTCCATCATCTTGGCCAAATAAGCAACTATTTTGCTCAACAACTCGTAATACAGTGCCGCATATGCCACCAAACACATGAGCCAAATAACGAGCAAGTTGAACCATAACGTACTGATTTTGTAACCCAACCAACTTTTTTCGGCAGCAAAAAAATGGCTTCTTACGCTCCAAACGGGCGTATCAGGTGTGTTTGGGCGATAAATGGGATAAAGTTTTTGATAAAATTGCGTTTCGGCTTCTTCCATGCGTTCGGTTTGGCTGGTATTTTTGACCATCTCGGCCACTGCCGAATTGCTATACAATTGTTTTCGCTCCAACCAAAGCCGCGAGGAAGTCGGCGTAGCCGTCTTGATGGCGATGTACATTTGCTTGTCTTGCAGCGTTCTGTTATAAATATCCGACTGATAATCAGTGAGTTTTTGGATAAAAAACAAAGCACTGTCGGCCACTGCCGCCGTAAAATGATCGGCAGTGAGGTTGTGCATAAAAAGTGGCTGAGGTATGGCCAGTAGCTCGGCTTCTTGCGCCAAATGTGTATTCAGAATAGTTAAATCATGTGTTAATTTAGCGGTTTTGTTTGCTACCCCAATCAAATCTTTGGCTTCTTGTGCCTTGTTGGCTAATGCAGGATACAAATACACTTTTTTAAATTCGGCCTGATTGATTTGGCGATCATAGTCGAAAAGCGGCTGCATATACGGATTGTAGCGGAATTGGCTCACCATCACGGCCTCAAACGCCCAACGCGAAACCATCATGTCGCCCAGAAATGGCACTTTGTCGCCGCTGCTCATGGCGGGGTTTATTTTATCAAATTTCACGACGATGCCACCCAATACCAGTTGAGGAATGAGCAAAATAGGAATCATAATATAAATCGTTACCGCCGAGTTGAAAGCCGAGGAAATATTGAGTCCGAGTATGTTGGCAAAACAAGAAACTGAAAACAAAATAAGCCATTCCACCAGCGTAAAATCCCGAATATCCAAAATCAAATTGCTGACTAACACAAACATAAGTGTCTGAATCGCAGACATCGTGAATAGCACCGCAATTTTTGAAAGCAAATAACCGCTTCGGCTCAAATCCAAAAAGGCCTCGCGTTTGAGCATTCGGCGGTCATGAAAAATTTCTTCGGCACTGACCACCAAGCCCATAAACAATGCCACGATAATGCCAATAAAAAAGAAGACGGGAATGTTTTCGTTTTCTCCAAAAATATAACCCTGCCCATCGCTTGTGTTTTTGTAATAACGATTCACGAAGGCCAACACAAATGCCAGCAAAGGAGCTTGTATAAAATTGATAATCAAATATTGCTTGTCATTGATTTTGGATAAAAAATCCCGTTGCAAGAATAATTGCCACTGTTTGAGCCAGTTCGCTACGTGCAAATTGCCTGTGATGGGCGATTTGATGACCTTAAATTCTTGGTCTTTTTGTATTTCTACAAAATGTTGATTCCAGGTTTCGGGCAAAAATTTACGCTTACTCGTAAACCTGCCGTACTGATTGACGATACGCGTTTCCACGATGTCAAAAATCTGTTCTGGGTTCACGTTCCCGCATTCCGAACAAACCGTTTGTTGTTTATTAATTTGGTTTACAAGGCTTTTGAAATAAACAATGGCTTCGATGGGATTGCCGTAGTAAATCGGGTAGCCGCCCGTATCTATGATAACAAGTTTGTCGAACATCTTGAAAATATCCGAAGAGGGTTGATGGATTACGACAAAAACTAACTTCCCCGAAAGCGTCAGTTCTTTGAGTAAGTCCATGATATTGAGCGAGTCGCGTGAGGAAAGGCCAGAAGTTGGCTCGTCCACGAACAGCACCGACGGGGCGCGCAGCAACTCCAAACCAATATTGAGGCGTTTGCGCTCGCCGCCGCTAATACTTTTGTCTAAAGCTGTGCCTACTTTCAGTTGGGCTATGTCCGAAAGTCCCAAACTGAGCAGTGTTTTATCTACCAACTCATCTATTTGAGTTTTTGAATAATTACCGAAGCATAGCCGCGCCGCGTAGTAAAGATTTTGATAAACGGTTAGTTCTTCGATGAGCAAATCGTCTTGCGGCACGTAGCCGATTACGCCTTTGATGTCTTTGGGATATTTGTGAATATCTACACCATTGAGCAGCACTTGGCCGTGAGTGGGGGGCATATTTCCATTCAGGATTTCTAATAAAGTAGATTTGCCTGCTCCACTTGCACCCATTAAACCCACCAACTTGCCTGAGTCTTCGCTAATACTGAGGTTGTGCAGCCCAACCCGACCACTTGTAAACTGGTAAGAAATGTTCAGTGCCGTGAAGTTGATATGTTCGTGGCCTTCGGTATCCAAAAATTTACTGACAATGTCGCTATAATAAATGGCGTGTAAATGGTCGCCTTTAATTACGCTGCCCGATTCTAAGGCATAAATTTCCCCCGAAAACATTTGTAAACCATTAAGATAATACACGCCTGCACCATCAAACCGTACCATGTACATTCCGATGGCGGCCACGCGCATGACCGTAATTTCGCCCTCCAGATGCGGGGCTACAATATGACGACTAATGTTGTATTGGCGTTGGCGTTTGGACGAAATTAAAAGCAAATCTTCCATGTCGGCCTCGTGCAGTTGCTTGCTCCACGCAAATGTTTCGATGAGCTTAAACTCTTTAATACTGATATTGAATATGTCTGCCACGGTGGTCAGAAATTCATATTCGATGGCCGAAATATGGTCGTCCGCTCGAATCAGCGAAAATAATGTAAACAATACGACTACTTTTTGCCGCTGGCTCAATTCCTGATTGATGCGCGTACAAATCAAGAGCATTTTCGAAGAATCGCGCACGGTAAGTCGTACATTTTCCGTGACATTTTTGGGCGTTTTGCGCACACGGCTATGCTCTTCGAGGTATTGGTCAAAAAATGACAGGTATTTTTCGCTGTCTTCTAAGTTTAGTTGATTGTTCAGAAACAACGCCACCACGTTGCGTTCTTCTGCTTTCGTGCCGTCGAGCTTGGCAATGATAGCAAAAAGCTGCATGAGGCTTTGTAAGAGTTCTTCGCTCATAGCTGGAGATATATGTGTCGTGCCTTTGAAGCTATGAAAATAAGGCGAATCTTTAAAAAAAACAATGCCAATAAAAATTTACGAAGAATCCGTTTTCTTAGGGATAAAATATTGAATAAAAAGGCACAAGGTAAAATCGTATCCCTTGTGCCTTTTTGCTTATTGTGCGCCTGCCAATTTGAATTTTACTTTGGTGCGGGTCGTTTCCGTAATGGGGTTGGTTGTGGACATATCGCCACCTTCGCCCATCGGTGGTGGGCCCCCACCCATCTCGCCCCCACCCATCGGTGGGCCTCCGCCTCCCATGTCGCCGCCGCCTTGTGGAGCTCTGCCACCGTTACGGGCTTGGCTACCTTGTGGCATTTCCAATCCTTTTATTTCAAAAATCAAACTCAATTTTTGTTTGGGATTAATGCTGGCCAATGGTTTATAAAAGCTGCTAATGCGTATGGCATACTCGATATTGAGCGAACCCGAACCGTCTATTTGTGCCGCAATGTGTACATTTTCCGAGCTGTTATTGGCATACATTCCGTCTGGGAAATAAAATCCTTGTAGTTTGAAATGCTCAAAAGCTCTTGGCAAATGCTGTTGTAGGCGTTTTTGCATCATCTCCGAAGCGTTATTGCCTTTAGCCGCTTGGCGGTCAGGACGCTGACCACCGTCAAAACCATTGGGCTGCTGGCCTTGCATTTCCGCAAAGTTTTCGGGTGGCATTTCTCCGCGAGAAATGGGACAGAAAATCGCAATGGTTTGTTTCTTTTTGCCCGTCGTGTCCAGATACAACGTCAGCCCGCCATCTATTACTTTGGATTGATAAGTGGCCTCATTCAGGCGGGCACAAATATACAGCCAGTCGGCATCGTTGGCTACCGAATATTGCAAATGTGCGTCGGAGTCGTAATAATTGAGAGGTACGCTCCAGTCCGTAACGATGCCATCTACTTGCTTCGTGCCATAGGCTGCATTAATTGTTTTTTGAGAAAAAGCCGAAGGCAAACACGCCAAAAACGCTGCTGCGGTCAGCAGCGAGAACCGTAAAAACATAAGATAATTTCATAGAAAGTAAAAACATAACAAAAGATTATACCAGTAAAAAACTATCTTATTAGAGAGCCACAAGGCAAGCGGCAAGACAAACACTCACCCTGCAACTACTCGTATTTACGAAAAAAAAACACTTTTATTTTATCCAAAGCACACCATTTTTGCAGCTTTGTTGGCGGAGTTTGTTTTGTTTGAATAAATCCAACAAGCGATTTTGCGCAACAGCAAACGAACTCCCCGTTAGCACTGCAAACTCTTGTGTGCTCAGTGTCGGGTATTTAGCAAACAAACTTTCCCAATCTGCCGCGAAAGGCTGAGCCGTTGCCGTCGGATATAGGCGTTTAAGCGCATCTACATACGCCTCATAAGGCCTAAATCCATAAACAGTCAGGCGGTTGCCGTCGGCATCCGTAAAAAACATGGTCGGGAAGCCGCGCACACTCATTTGCCTGCCCAATGCCAAATCTTGTTCAAAAAGGGTTTGGGCTTTGCCTCCAATGTCTTGGGCTAATTGCTTGGCATCTAAGCCCGACTGCGTGGCAGCAGTAGCGATATGTTCAGGTTTGGTAATGTTCTTTTTCTCCAAAAAAACCATTTCGCGCAGGCGGCGCATAAACGCAATGGCTTTCGTGCCGTCTTGCATTTGGGCGGCTTTGAACGCCACCGACGGCGGATAAGACGAAGGCAATGGGTCTTGCAGCCACACATCGCCATCAATGGGCATTTGGTAATACGCGCTTGCTTCGTCCCAGTGCTGCGCCACGTCCGAAGGCTTGCTGATGCCGCCGCTGTTATAGATTTCCCACGAAGGCAGCAGGCCGCCCATGCGGTATTCAATGTCCAGATACGCGCCGTATTCGAGCTTTAAGCGACGCAATTGCGGTTCTATTCCCCAACAGCTTGAGCATATTGGGTCGGTGAAATAAATAATTTTGACGGGTTTGCCCGCCGTAGTTTCAGGGGTAATCGTAGCCTCCGAAGGATTGGCCGTGTGTGCGGTTTCGGGCATGGCACAAGTGCCGCTGGCCGTGTCGCAAAGCAAGGGATTTTGGGGTGTTGTCATGGATTGAGAAGTGTTGGGTCTGCTGCACGCCCAGCCACCGAAGGCAAGCACACAGCAGAGAATCAGCCAATATTTTATCATCGAATGGGGTTTACTGCTAACTTTGTGCAAAGCTCCATGTATCGTGTTACACTTACAATAAGTCAGAAAAATATGACCAACACCACCCCGCCGCCCCAATGCCCCGCCGAAACGCTGCTCAAATTGCTTTCGGGCAAATGGAAACCCCAAATCTTTAGAATGGCCACCCAAAACGCCCTGCGTTTCAGTGTGTTGCTCAAAACATTAGAAGGCGCAAACAAACAAAGTATTGCCGTTGCTCTCAAAGAACTCGAACAAGCCGACCTGCTCCACAAACAAATTATTTCCCAAAAACCGCTGCACATCGAATACAGGCTTTCGGCCAGAGGCCAACAAATGATACCTGTGTTTGAGCAGTTAGAAAAGCTATTGGGGTAATGGATTGATGATTTGTTAATTAGAATATTTAAAACACAACAATCTTAAACCTGATGAATACGCTACTACTTACATTTTTATTGTCATTCAAATCTGGACTTTTGCCGCCGCCAGGGACGGTTCGTCTCAACGATTCTCTTTTTATTGACGAACAAATTATTACTGTTCTCGACTGGAAAGAATACGTTTATTATCAAACACAAGACAATCAAAAAGCCATTTTACCAGACACCGCCATCAGGTACAAAGGCCGTAATTATTATAACAGTGGCGATTTTGACGAATATCCTGTTTTGGGCATTGATGAGAAAGCTATCAATGCGTATTGTGTGTGGCGCAGCCAGTTGGTAACCAATACGATTCGAACTTATACCAAAGACAATCCGTGCCAAAGCCCGTTTTATGTGCAGAATATGGGTAAAAAGATAAAAGTAACTTACCGAAAAGCACAAGACAATGAGATAGTGGCCGCTACGAAAAAAGGCATTCTTCAATCAAACCCATTTTGTAAGAAAAACCTCGCTTGGCTCAATGCCCAAAACCTAAAATGTACGTTTAGGTGCGTGGCCGTAATGAAAAAATTAAATCCATAAGGTTTTTTGAAATCTTACAGGTTTGCAAAGAATCAACTATTTTTGCGGCTATGGAAAAAAACAAAGACCTCGACGACAAACTAAGCGACATCGGCCCTGTGTCTGGAATGTACGAAAACTGGTTTCTTGACTATGCCTCGTATGTAATTCTGGAACGTGCCGTGCCTGCCGTAGAAGATGGACTCAAACCCGTACAACGCCGCATCATGCACGCCATGTACGAGATGGACGATGGTCGCTATAACAAAGTAGCCAACGTCATCGGACAAACCATGCAGTATCACCCGCACGGCGATGCTTCCATCGGCGACGCTATTGTTAATTTAGGACAAAAAGATTTACTCATAGATACACAAGGTAACTGGGGCGATATGCGCACGGGCGACGGTGCGGCAGCTCCTCGTTACATTGAGGCGCGTTTGTCGAAGTTCGCCAACGACATACTTTTTAACCCCCAAACCACCAACTGGCAAGTTTCTTACGATGGCCGTAAACGCGAACCCGTTACTTTGCCTGTTAAGTTCCCGTTGTTGCTCGCGCAAGGCGTAGAAGGCATTGCCGTAGGTTTGGCAACCAAAATTTTGCCACACAATTTTTGTGAGCTAATAGAAGCGTCGATTGATTTGCTTAATAATCAGCCTATCACATTGCACCCCGACTTCCCGACGGGTGGCATGATAGACGTAAGCAATTACAACGACGGCCAAAAAGGTGGCAAAGTGCGCATCAGGGCACGCATTGAGGATGTGGACAAAAAAATGTTGGTGATTCGTGATATTCCGTTTAGCACCACCACCACCAGCCTCATGGAATCCATCGTGAAAGCCAGCGATGCGGGCAAAATCAAAATCAAGAAAGTAGTTGATAACACGGCCAAAGACGTTGAGATACAAGTACATTTAGCACCAGGCGTTTCGCCAGATATTACCATAGATGCCTTGTATGCCTTCACGGACTGCGAAGTTTCTATTTCGCCGAACGCCTGCGTGATTATTGACGAAAAACCGCATTTTGTGAGTGCTTCGCAAATTTTGCGCTACAATACGGAGCAAACCATGGAGCTTTTGCGCCGCGAGTTGGAAATCAAACGCGGGGAATTGCTCGAAAAGATTTTGTTCTCATCTTTGGAGAAAATTTTTATCGAAAATAAAATTTACAGAGACATAGAAGAGTGCGAAACGTGGGAAGCTGTTCTGAAAACAATTGATGCTGGTTTAGAGCCATTCAAACCACAATTTTACAGAATTATCACGGAAGAAGACCTCGTAAAATTGACCGAAATACGCATCAAACGTATTTCAAAATTCGATGCTTTCAAAGCCGACGAACTGATGCGCGGCCTGCAAGCCGAACTGGAGGAAACCGAAAAGCAATTAGCCAATTTGCGCACTTATACGATTCGTTATTACCGCGATTTGCTCAAAAAATATGGCAAAGGCCGTGAGCGCAAAACCGAAATTCGCACTTTCGACGTAATCGCCGCCAACGTGGTAGCGGCCAACAACCAAAAGTTGTATGTCAATCGTACAGATGGTTTTATTGGTTATGGCTTGAAAAAAGATGAGTTCGTGTGCGACTGTTCCGACCTTGACGACGTGATTATTTTCCGCCGCGATGGAGTGTTTAAGGTGGTGAAAATCGGGGAAAAAGTTTTTGTGGGAAAAGACATTTTGTATGTGAATGTTTTCCGCAAAAACGATGAACGCATGGTATATAACATGGTCTATTTGGACGGCGATTCGGGTTACACGATGGCCAAGCGTTTTCAGGTGCTGGCCATTACGCGCGACCGCGAATATGACCTTACCAAAGGCGGTAAAGGGTCAAAATGTTTACATTTCTCGGCCAACCCGAACGGCGAAGCCGAATCGGTAACCGTGCAACTTTCGCAAGGCTCAAAGGCCAAAATTAAGTCTTTGGACTACGATTTTGCGG from Flexibacter flexilis DSM 6793 includes:
- a CDS encoding N-acetylmuramoyl-L-alanine amidase family protein translates to MLKNIVSICLIASVVVLGSFTTLEKSKGHYKLRTIVIDAGHGGKDPGCLGAKSKEGEVTLKIALELGKTLNTYMPDVKVIYTRKTNHFVELHDRAGIANKNNADLFISIHCNSGPKHIYGSETYTMGLHTTKGNLEVAKRENDVVLQEDNYLQKYEGFDPKSPLAHIFFAQMQNAHVASSLILAEKIENQFKKRVGRNSRGVKQAGFLVLWRTAMPSVLIETGYLTNRDEEKYLNNELGQVYLASGIYRAIRDYREEMEQN
- a CDS encoding putative LPS assembly protein LptD, whose product is MLRKFDLKGTLFLCTMLLALGAAAQNNTSSPKTKTAPPTDTTRTDSLKAKQIGDVKTTVTYTATDSMRFDIDTKKVYLYGQADIDYGDISLNADRVEINWENNTLKATGTPDSAGGKEHGTPVFKQGADQYVAKVIKYNFKTKQGHISEIVTQQGEGYLHGETVKKAANDEMFVQHAQYTTCNLAHPHFYINAQKIKMIPKDKLISGPFNLVLADVPTPLGFFMGIFPTPESRSSGIIIPTYGEATDRGFYLRDGGYYWSVNDNIGINFLGQIYSKGSYGLSVASQYKKRYAYDGNFAIRHNYRKTGDESNPDIFKDYWIEWSHRPVTRKSSSFSASVNAGSSGYNNRNSFNANNYLAASFSSRVSYSKTFTGTPFSLGVNASQQQSSSGVMNFTLPDVAFNMMSIYPFRGKTGSQNNWYQNINMSYAMTSQNSISNNRLIRPTFTDIDEKLYNRDLNTMLVLKESSTSDVLKRMNTGVSHRIPISTTFRILNNINVSPSVSYSENWYFRRFKFNTVNYGSVLGDSINADTTNGFYRVYNYNTSISLNTRMYGTFYTRRSKKIEAFRHTINPNVGFSYQPDFSDTRYGMYKRVTANNKEYVLDPYQGSLYGGASRGKSASMSFGLTNSLEMKLRAKPDTNAKADAKPPKGKKVSLIDNFSINSAYNFAADSFNLSPISMRAQTNILGRFALNVGATLDPYIYVIDDKNTTTGTRINKFAWDTKGKGLGQFSNFMATLSTSLNPAALKPKTLAKAQNDPNLQSELDFINANRDLYVDFTVPWNLSINYAFYYSKTGYAASNITQSVTVSGDISITKNWKITSNSGYDFKSKQFVYPNIGIFREMHCWQMRFDWTPTGTRGGSFSINISPKASILQDLKFTRRRSWYDNY
- a CDS encoding ATP-binding cassette domain-containing protein, with the protein product MSEELLQSLMQLFAIIAKLDGTKAEERNVVALFLNNQLNLEDSEKYLSFFDQYLEEHSRVRKTPKNVTENVRLTVRDSSKMLLICTRINQELSQRQKVVVLFTLFSLIRADDHISAIEYEFLTTVADIFNISIKEFKLIETFAWSKQLHEADMEDLLLISSKRQRQYNISRHIVAPHLEGEITVMRVAAIGMYMVRFDGAGVYYLNGLQMFSGEIYALESGSVIKGDHLHAIYYSDIVSKFLDTEGHEHINFTALNISYQFTSGRVGLHNLSISEDSGKLVGLMGASGAGKSTLLEILNGNMPPTHGQVLLNGVDIHKYPKDIKGVIGYVPQDDLLIEELTVYQNLYYAARLCFGNYSKTQIDELVDKTLLSLGLSDIAQLKVGTALDKSISGGERKRLNIGLELLRAPSVLFVDEPTSGLSSRDSLNIMDLLKELTLSGKLVFVVIHQPSSDIFKMFDKLVIIDTGGYPIYYGNPIEAIVYFKSLVNQINKQQTVCSECGNVNPEQIFDIVETRIVNQYGRFTSKRKFLPETWNQHFVEIQKDQEFKVIKSPITGNLHVANWLKQWQLFLQRDFLSKINDKQYLIINFIQAPLLAFVLAFVNRYYKNTSDGQGYIFGENENIPVFFFIGIIVALFMGLVVSAEEIFHDRRMLKREAFLDLSRSGYLLSKIAVLFTMSAIQTLMFVLVSNLILDIRDFTLVEWLILFSVSCFANILGLNISSAFNSAVTIYIMIPILLIPQLVLGGIVVKFDKINPAMSSGDKVPFLGDMMVSRWAFEAVMVSQFRYNPYMQPLFDYDRQINQAEFKKVYLYPALANKAQEAKDLIGVANKTAKLTHDLTILNTHLAQEAELLAIPQPLFMHNLTADHFTAAVADSALFFIQKLTDYQSDIYNRTLQDKQMYIAIKTATPTSSRLWLERKQLYSNSAVAEMVKNTSQTERMEEAETQFYQKLYPIYRPNTPDTPVWSVRSHFFAAEKSWLGYKISTLWFNLLVIWLMCLVAYAALYYELLSKIVAYLAKMMD
- a CDS encoding ClpXP adapter SpxH family protein, which codes for MIKYWLILCCVLAFGGWACSRPNTSQSMTTPQNPLLCDTASGTCAMPETAHTANPSEATITPETTAGKPVKIIYFTDPICSSCWGIEPQLRRLKLEYGAYLDIEYRMGGLLPSWEIYNSGGISKPSDVAQHWDEASAYYQMPIDGDVWLQDPLPSSYPPSVAFKAAQMQDGTKAIAFMRRLREMVFLEKKNITKPEHIATAATQSGLDAKQLAQDIGGKAQTLFEQDLALGRQMSVRGFPTMFFTDADGNRLTVYGFRPYEAYVDALKRLYPTATAQPFAADWESLFAKYPTLSTQEFAVLTGSSFAVAQNRLLDLFKQNKLRQQSCKNGVLWIK
- a CDS encoding winged helix-turn-helix transcriptional regulator codes for the protein MTNTTPPPQCPAETLLKLLSGKWKPQIFRMATQNALRFSVLLKTLEGANKQSIAVALKELEQADLLHKQIISQKPLHIEYRLSARGQQMIPVFEQLEKLLG
- a CDS encoding DNA gyrase/topoisomerase IV subunit A — translated: MEKNKDLDDKLSDIGPVSGMYENWFLDYASYVILERAVPAVEDGLKPVQRRIMHAMYEMDDGRYNKVANVIGQTMQYHPHGDASIGDAIVNLGQKDLLIDTQGNWGDMRTGDGAAAPRYIEARLSKFANDILFNPQTTNWQVSYDGRKREPVTLPVKFPLLLAQGVEGIAVGLATKILPHNFCELIEASIDLLNNQPITLHPDFPTGGMIDVSNYNDGQKGGKVRIRARIEDVDKKMLVIRDIPFSTTTTSLMESIVKASDAGKIKIKKVVDNTAKDVEIQVHLAPGVSPDITIDALYAFTDCEVSISPNACVIIDEKPHFVSASQILRYNTEQTMELLRRELEIKRGELLEKILFSSLEKIFIENKIYRDIEECETWEAVLKTIDAGLEPFKPQFYRIITEEDLVKLTEIRIKRISKFDAFKADELMRGLQAELEETEKQLANLRTYTIRYYRDLLKKYGKGRERKTEIRTFDVIAANVVAANNQKLYVNRTDGFIGYGLKKDEFVCDCSDLDDVIIFRRDGVFKVVKIGEKVFVGKDILYVNVFRKNDERMVYNMVYLDGDSGYTMAKRFQVLAITRDREYDLTKGGKGSKCLHFSANPNGEAESVTVQLSQGSKAKIKSLDYDFAGLDIKGRQSQGNIVTKHPVRKVVFKAAGVSTLGGLNLWYDEVIGRLNTDQRGKFLGNFSGADTLLFVTKNGQYELTSFELTNRYEPENLVLLEKYNPEKILSVVYYEGETKNHFVKRFKIETSTVGKPFGFIGEHKDSKVLVASTEAQPQIQVAYRKDKKMPQEVTLYDVDVLAEVKGWKAIGSRLSQYIVQQVMLVNGQESDEAKQLGLWQQQ